Genomic segment of Microcoleus sp. bin38.metabat.b11b12b14.051:
GCTGCACTTGCGGACTGGGACTTGGGACGACCCGCACCCAGATATGTATTTAGTTGTTATGGCAAAAAAGAGCCATACTAGCCATCCTTGAATATTGCTACTCATTTCGACTAAACGAATCGCACTGAGCCATCTTTAATATAACTTTTAATTGACTGTCAGCCATGATTTATTCTCCCTCCAACAATGATTAAAGTGTCTGGCAAATTAAATTCGTGTTTGTCAAGTTCATTTTTGCCCTGAATCAATACGACTTTTTTTACGGACTCAGCTCAGAAATCGTACTTTCTATAACAGCAATTAACTTTCAGGAGCTTTTACATTTCTTTACAAACAGCCCCAGAGGTGAAATTTGTCAGTTGTAAAAATCTGGCTAGTGTTAGTTACCGCAACTTGACCCACCGGGAAATACCCGTAAAATCCACAGTATTTAGCGGTGATTTGAACTCCCTTACTTACGTATATAAATCTATTCTGTCGCTAAATATTTGCACCTGCAATGAGTCAGAAGCTGAAGCGTGCAAACCAAGTGATGCGAGTGCTACCAAGTGAATAGAGTTGAAGAAACCTGAAGTAGGGTGAAGTTTTGCAGAGTTGATGCCCGTAACGCCTGCGGGATTACCAGTGTGCTGTCGCTCAAATGAGTGTCACTTGCTAAAGCGACTGGTGAAATATTTGGCTGCTAGCTATAAATAAAACATGACTTACACAGAGCTAGTAGCTTGGTTGTTTAACTAAAATACATCGGCTTTAAACTGCCAATAAGATTTTCAAAACCCCGGTTAATTTGTGGGCAACGTGTAAGTCTTATCAAGTATAAATTTATAATAAGTATTCCCATGAAACGAGTTAATCTTTGGTTTTCTGCCGGAGTTTTGTCATTAATTTGATGCAGTGCTGCTAGCGCTACTACTTATCTTAATCCCACCGGAAAAACTACTTTAAACCTGTCTGAAAAAGCGAACAGTCCCAGGGGATTTTATTTTACTCAAGTAGGCAATCTAGAATTTTTTGGCGCTATTCAAAACGCCAGCGGCAACTATACTTCTAGCAATACTAATACTTGGTTGAGCGAAACTGCTGGTTATGTAACTTGGCCTGCTTGGCGAGTCACGTCGCGGGATGGAAAACTTAACTGTCGCCAAACGCCAAACGGAGCAATTCAACAAGTTTACCGGGCGAATTAAGATCCAATTGCTGCTGAAACTAGGGGGGGAAATGCGATTTTGGTGGCAAACGGTAAACCCTGGTTACTGACAAGACAAGGCTGTTATGTGCGCGCTAATTCTCAATACGTACAGCCTGTTTCTTTGCCTGAGTAAGGGTTAGTGGGCGATATCGTTTCCGGGAAATTACCCGTAATCAAAACTGTTTGTAGTTAGGAATTTAGTCATCAGACTATATCAGGACTAAAGTCCGAACGATCAAACCAAAGGCAAAGGTTTAAATATTACGGGGCAAGGTTAGCCGCTTTCGGGCCCGACGGCGCTACATGGCACGGGTTTTAATGTTAATTTGACAATAAATTTATTGGCTGGCTTATAGTTTATAGCAGTCTATTAGCATAGCTGTTGCTGCTAACTTTTTGCTTTGAGTAAGCTTCGGCTCGTCGAAAGATAAAAGCACACAGGCAGCAGACCATCACAACAGCAATAATACAATAGTAGGTTGAGTTGATCTACATAAACCCAACCTACTATTGCAAATGACTAACGATCGATCGCTAATGACTAATCGCTACAAAATTTAGATTTCTTCCATATCTCCTACATCTTGAGCGTCATCATCAACATCATCAACATCATCATCATCAACATCATCATCAACATCAACATCAACAGGAGCGACAGAATTAGCAGAAACCACAGCACCAGTCTCAAGTTTCTTTTTAACTAGCTCCTCAATTTCATTTTTGAAATCGATATTTTTCTCCATGTGTTGAATCACTTTGTCTCGTCCTTGAGCGATGTTATCGCCGTTGTAGCTATACCAAGAACCTTTTTTCAGAATTACTCCCATCTCGTCGGCCAAGTCAGTCAGACAGCCTAAGGTAGAAATGCCTTTGCCAAATACAATGTCAAATTCGGCAATGCGGAAAGGCGGAGCAACTTTGTTTTTAGCAACTTTAACTTTCGTGCGGTTGCCGTATTCTTCTGTACCTTTTTTCAAGCTTTGAATGCGGCGAATGTCGAGCCGCACGCTGGCGTAGAATTTGAGTGCGTTACCGCCGGTTGTTGTTTCTGGGTTGCCGTAAGTGATACCGATTTTTTGCCGCAATTGGTTGAGGAAAATGACCGTACAGCCCGATTTGCCGATGTTGCCGGTGATTTTCCGCAGGGCTTGACTCATCAAGCGGGCTTGCAAACCCATGTGGGAGTCGCCCATGTCGCCTTCGATTTCGGCGCGGGGGACGAGGGCGGCTACGGAGTCAATGACTACGATATCGACGGCGACGGATCGCACGAGTTGATCGACAATTTCTAGGGCCATTTCGCCGGTATCCGGCTGGGAAACTAAGAGATTTTCAATATCGACGCCTAATGCTGAGGCGTAGGTGGGATCGAGGGCGTGCTCGGCATCTACGAAGGCTGCGATTCCGCCGGTTTTTTGGACTTCGGCGATCGCGTGGAGCGCTAGAGTAGTTTTACCGGAACTTTCGGGGCCGTAAATTTCAATTACTCGGCCTTTTGGCAAACCGCCGCCCAAAGCAATGTCCAGTGTCAGAGCTCCGGTGGGGATGGTTTCTACCCTCATGCGTGTGGAGTCTCCCAATCGGACGATCGCTCCTTTGCCAAAGCTGCGCTCGATTTGGGACAGTACGGAAGTTAGGGCTTTTTGCTTTTCTGTGTTTTCAGTAGTTTTTGTAGAAGCTTCTTTTTTTGCCATTTTCGGTACGCGGGTAGACCCCTTGCGGAGCTTGTTGATTAACTGTACAACACGTATGTTAGCAGTTATTTTTGGGGTCTGGAGGTTCTGGGACGATTTGGTTTAGAATTCTTGATTTTGGGTTGGTTGAGCCCGATCGCGCTCTGAGGAGGCTGCTGTTTGGAAGGTAGAAGGCGATCGACAGACGGTAGAATGATGGTCGGTTGGGTTAGCAGAAAGAATTGGTTGAAAGCATCTCCCTTGTAGAGACGAATTAAAAAAAGACTATTCATTACTCCCAGGAGCGGTAGCTGAAGCGGGCTGGCTCTTCTGTCAACTGTCAACCCCTCGACTCCGCTCGGGGCAAGCTGTCAACTGTCAACTGTCAACTGTCAACCCCTCGACTCCGCTCGGGGCAAGCTGTCAACTGTCAACTGAATCGGGTACGCCTCTGGGACGATCGCCACAATTAGGATAAGCATGGCATCTACAACAAATCAAGACACATCTGTTAATCCCAAAATTCCCCAAAATTTCCGGTTGCTGATCGGCTTATTGGCGATCGGCATTTTGCTAGGTATCGGATTTCGCTGCTTCGAGATCGATCGCAAACTCTACTGGCATGACGAAGTATACACATCAATCCGCGCCGCTGG
This window contains:
- the recA gene encoding recombinase RecA, whose product is MAKKEASTKTTENTEKQKALTSVLSQIERSFGKGAIVRLGDSTRMRVETIPTGALTLDIALGGGLPKGRVIEIYGPESSGKTTLALHAIAEVQKTGGIAAFVDAEHALDPTYASALGVDIENLLVSQPDTGEMALEIVDQLVRSVAVDIVVIDSVAALVPRAEIEGDMGDSHMGLQARLMSQALRKITGNIGKSGCTVIFLNQLRQKIGITYGNPETTTGGNALKFYASVRLDIRRIQSLKKGTEEYGNRTKVKVAKNKVAPPFRIAEFDIVFGKGISTLGCLTDLADEMGVILKKGSWYSYNGDNIAQGRDKVIQHMEKNIDFKNEIEELVKKKLETGAVVSANSVAPVDVDVDDDVDDDDVDDVDDDAQDVGDMEEI